The DNA segment CAAAACCGAGTTTTCTGAAAAGCGTATTGGAGGATCCAATCTGGGTAGGATTTACATCCACGCCCTCCACACTCCATGAAGAATAATTGTTGAGTATCCAATACGAATACTGGCCGAATCCTGTTCCGGCATCGAGTAGATGCTGGCGACCGGAACGGGTTGCTGCCCAGTCGCGGATCTCTTTATGGATGTGCCAGGCACGAAGCAGCAGCAGGTCCAGGAGCTTAAAAAAGAGTACTTGTAATGCGGGCGATTTCCGGAAAAAGGAGCCCAGCTTATCTTTTATTGGATCGTATTCCATCTACTTGTCTTCCTCCCCTGAAGGGTTATCCTTTTTTTTGATTTCTTCAAATAGTTTGTCAATCTTCTCTACGTAATCCATCGTATCGTCATAAAAGAATTCAAGCTCCGGAATTTTCCTGACCTGGTTTTTGATGATGGCCGCGAGTTTAGTTCTGATTTCTTTATTGCGCATTTTCACTTCGCCAAGAAGTTGCATCGGTTCCTTTACATTTAAAAAGCTGAGATAAACCCTGGCATATCCAAGATCTGCCGAAATGCGCACTTTGCTCACGGAAATAAATGTAGTGCCGAACATGCTTTGCCCCTGAGTGAGAAATATCTGCCCTAATTCCTTTTGGAGCAAGCGGCTGAGCTTTTCCTGTCGTCTGCTTTCCATAGTGCAAATAACGTTGTTAATCAGATTAAACACAAAATCCTGAAACGCCCGCAAGCCGCAGCAGAAAGCCGCACGGCTGTTTCTATTGCTACCTTTGCCTCCCTATGAGAATATACTGGCGAATATTGCGATACGTGCGGCCATATAAGGGCGCGATAGCCACGCATGCTTTATTTACCGTTCTTGCTGTGATATTCGGCAGTTTTTCAATTGCCATGTTGCAGCCTGTACTCAAGTTGCTTTTCTCCGGAGAGAATCTTACTGATATTGCTGCCAGAGCGCCTGAATATGAGTTCAGCGTAAAATACCTCCTGAAGTATATCAACTTCCGCATCGCAAACCTGGTGGAAGACGGAACCATTGAGAGCCGTACAAATGCGCTGCTGATCATCATCGGCAGTGTGGTGACGCTGAATATTCTTGGGAATGTTTTCAGCTATTTCAGCGTCTACTTTATCGGAAATATCAGGACCTGGACGGTAGAGGGTATTCGCAGCGATCTGTTCAACCGGCTGAAAGGATTGCAGGTGAGTTATTTTGAAACCGGCAAAAAAGGCGATATCATGACGCGGCTCACCTCAGACGTTAATGAAGTCGAATCATCCGTGGCGGTAACCTTCGAGTCGGTTTTGCGCGATCCGCTCACAATCATTGCATTTATGTACCTCATGTTTGATTTTAGCTGGAAACTCACGCTGTTTATTTTCGTGTTGCTTCCTCTTTCGGCTGTGCTTATCGGCTTTATAGCCCGCAGCCTCAAGCGGGATGCATTCCGCTCTCAGGAGGTATTTTCCAGCATTATGAGCCTGATAGACGAAACAGTGTCCGGGATCAGGATCATCAAAGCATTTAATGCTGAAAACTATATTTCCAGAATATTTCACCGGTACAACAGCGGGTATGGAAAATTGCACAGAAAGCAATGGCATAAGCGAATGCTGGCTCCTCCCATATCCGAGATCATGGGCGTACTGACGGTGGCGCTCATCCTATGGTTTGGCGGCCAGCTCGTTTTCCAGGGAACTATGGATGCTGAGGGTTTTATCGTATATATTTTCTTTTTCATTCAAATTTTGAAACCTGCCAAATCCCTGTCGGGTGCCCTTAGCCATATCTATAAAGGAATCGCTTCAGGGGAGCGAATTTTCAACCTCATGGATACGGAGGTCACCATTAAGGATAAACCTGCGGCAAGTGGAGTGAGCGATTTTAAGCAATCCTTGCGATTCAACAATCTCAGTTTTTATTATTATAAAAATGAATATGTGCTTCGGAATATTGATCTTGAAATTCCGAAGGGTAAAATGTACGCACTGGTGGGTCCGTCCGGTTGTGGAAAAACCACGCTGGCGGAAATGCTTCCACGGTTTTATGATCCGGTGGAAGGAAGCGTGACGCTGGACGGGGCGGATCTTCGTGACCTGAAGGTGAAAGACCTCCGGGAACTGATCGCAATCGTAACGCAGGAACCCATTCTTTTTAATGATTCGATATATAATAACATTGCCTTTGGAATGCATCCGGTAACGGAAGACCAGGTGATGGAAGCGGCAAAAGCTGCTAACGCCCACGGATTTATCAGTGAAACCGAGAATGGCTACCGGACAATGATCGGAGACCGCGGAGCATTGCTCTCAGGTGGACAACGGCAGCGCATCAGCATTGCCCGCGCTATTCTGAAAAACCCACCCATCCTTATCCTGGACGAAGCTACCTCAGCGCTGGATACCGCGTCTGAGAAGATCGTTCAGGACGCCTTGTTCCGGTTAATGCAGCACCGGACCAGCCTCGTTATTGCCCACCGGCTCAGCACAGTGCAGGATGCAGATTGCATCATTGCAATGGACCGAGGCCGAATTGTGGAAAAGGGTACGCACAATGAGCTTATTGCCAAAGACGGCCTCTACAAGCAGCTTTATTCTTTGCAGCAAGTTGGGATGAAGGAGTAAAGTGTCCGTGTAAATAAATGGGGGAGAAACGATTACTGTCTAATGACGATTAACTGCGGATCGCCTAAATCAACGCCATCAGCGCTTACACCTTGCGAGAAATAATAGGTACCGCAGCATTTGCCGTCTTCCCTTTCTTCAATATCTAATATCAATGTATGGGTTGTTCCGGAATCAAGCTCCAGATAGAACACCTCGTTATCATTCATAAGAGAGAATTCCATGATTGAATCCCCATCAGAAATGAATATGTCCAGATGGAGGGGAAGCCGTTCTTCATTTAACAGACGGATGTCCTTATAATCATAGATCCGGTGTTCTCCAAATACGAGGTCGTTGTTTTGCGAATCCACTACCCTTACCTGCTGTACGAGCATAAATAAGCAATCATTGCAAGAGCATCCGTTTAAAGCAAAGATTGCCAAGAGTATTAAAGCCCAATTTTTATACATGACGTAAGATGTTGAGTTTCTAAAATTGCCGGCCGTTTGGCTAAAGCCAATATTTGCTCCGTAGCATAGGGTTTAAACCATACGCTACGGAGCAGGGCATTGAGCTTAATTCAGTTTGAAGATTTTATGGGAATATATTTTTCCGTCCATTTCAGCATTGAACAGATAAAAACCCGCAGGCAGATCATCCATGTTTATATTCAACAAATGCTTTCCTTTATTAAGGTTAATCATTCGGGTGAGGCGCTGCCGGCCGGTCATATCCACCAATTGCATTCTCACTTGCGAATCATCCGACAGTTGAACATTCACCTGTAACTGTGAGCGCACAGGATTGGCGAGCACGGTTAAGGAAGCCCTTTCTTCGCCAGACCGGGAAATCACCACAACCGGGGAATATTCCACCTGACCATCAAAGTCTGCCTGCAAAAGCCGGTAGTAGAGAACCTCACCTTTGGGCGCAAGGTCAAGGTAAGAATAGGAGCGGGGCTGTGCAGTAGTTCCGGCTCCCGGCACGCGATCAATGGCTTCAAAGGTTTGCGCATCTGCTGAGCGCTCTATTACGAAATGGCTGTTATTCAGCTCAGATGCCGTTTTCCATTCCAGGAGAACATCATCCTGTTGCAAGCGGCCTGTAAAAGAAATGAGCTCCACTGGCACTGGTGAAGTCGTATCACCTATTCCAAATACATAGGTTTCTCCCGGAGCAAGTCTAATCCCGCTAAGGGTTTTGGCATAAATACCCGAAGCCGGGTTATCAGCAGGCGAAATTTCCTGCTTGTTCCATTCAGTATCAGTGGAAAGGCCATATCCAAAACCCACATAGTTGGTGGCATTGCTCTCGCCCGGATTGGGTTCCTGATCTGTATTATTCCATTGAACGGTAATGGTATAAGTATTAGAATCGGTACCGGGAGGTGTTTCAATCACCCAGGTCTTGAGCACAGTCATGTTGGTTTCATCATTACCATTTCCGTCCGGCTGCGAGTTGATGCCGTCTTCCACGTGAGCGCTGATTGCTTCACCTCCGTCACAATCTTCGCATTCGATCACAATTGGCAAATAAGGATTATGGCCGATTGGGAAGTGGTGTGCGGTGGTATCGGCTATTTCGCGCCTGAGCATTCCGGTCTCGCTTGTGGCAAAATATGTAGTTAAATCTCCGCCAGTGAGCAGAATATCCGGTCCTAACGAAATGCCGTGGCTGCCGATATCTGCAATTCCATTCGCCAGATCAAAAAAGCCGTTTAGTTCCCAGTCCTGTTCTATCCTTACCCGGTCCTGGTTGTTGATCCTGACGCCTGCATTATCTCCAAAAGTAATGGCGCTATCACCAGAGACAACCTGTTCTCCTGTTCCTGCAAAAATCAAATAGGAGGTATCTTTAGGGTCAAAGGAAATGGAGGCGCCTGCTTCAATCGTCAGATCTCCCAGTATTTCTATGTCCAGTGCGCTATCGGACAACAGGGCAAATATCAAATTCCATTCAGCACCTGATTTCAAAGTTATATCTTGCATCACAACCTTGTTCCCCTTGCTCCCGGATGTACTGTTCACGATGAAATTGATTTCTACGTTTCCATAGGTTCTTCCTGACAGAGAAAGTCGGTTGCCTGATTGCTGGTGCCGGTAAAGGCTGTTAGAATGAAAAACTACTTTGGAACTGGGTTGTGAGAGACTAAACGGATTTCCGCCTGCTTCTGAAATGTAGGTTGCTCCGTCCTCAAAAATGGTAGTATTGACCTGACCGGTATTTCCAAAAGGACTACCGGAGAGCGACTGTGCAAAAAAGACGGAGCCGTGCTTAAAAATAACACTGGCTGAATCCAATCCCTGTATCCGATGAGCACGCCCGGTCCCATCTGAATTCCTGAAGATTACGCTATCCTCCAAAAATGCATTTGCCCCTTGTGAAATTTCAATCTCCAAAGCATTATCTGAGTCTATAATGAGCGAGCTACCCGATGAAACATAAAGCGCGGTATCGTTTCTTCCATTCAGCGTTAGCTTACCGGAAGTATTACAAAGCACCACCCGCGTGTTATCATCTATCCGGAATTGTGCAAGTGTTTGTGTAGGAACATTTACCATAGAATCATTGCCTCCGCTGTTAAACAATAAGATATCCGATAACCTGATACACGTCCGCGCAGGACTCCAGTTATCAGGGTCCTGATAGTCGTGGCCCGTTGCCCCGATCCATGCATAAGTGGATTGCCCGATGTCAATTGCTCCCGGAATGCTGATGTTGTCAACTAACATTTTCTGATCGCAAGCTGTGGCGTGATACCAGGCTGCTCCGAAATATTTCAGGTCCTTTAATGAATGAAGATTATTGCTTCCGATTGATGGCGTGGCGTTTACCGTTACGGGATCGTTAAAATCTGATTGGCCATCATCCCTGGCTGCCAGGTTCCAGTGTCCGCTACCACCGCAAGGATCGTAAGTTACTTTGATGCTCCAGTAATTGTCTTCCACACCTGCTGTGGGTACAGAAGCTATATCTGTGGCCTGCCCGGTACCGAGTGAGCTCAGTCCACCTGAAAAATGAACGAGTCGCCAGGGATCTTCTCCTGTGTTTCCCATTACCACGGCATATCCATCAGCACTTGATGAATTGAAATCTTCTTCATCGCAACCAAGCACCACTGCTGCACCATAATTATTGCCTCGAAAGCCGCTAGGATTATTACGAGGTTGCTTTATATTAAATGCCCAAACGAGCAAATGCTCCGCCTGATGAAACTGCGTGGCGTATTCTCCTGACATATCATAAGAGAGAATCTCGGGAGCCGTACTGCAAGACTCACATCCCTTTCCGGTATCTATGGAATTGGACAGAAACAAAGCACTGCCTTCAATACCAATTCTGCCATTAAAAGTGTCACATTCAATTTCTTCCCATGCCTGGCTGCCCCCGGAAGAGGGAATCCCCACTGTATTGGTATTGCTCCTGTCAAAATCATCAAAAACGGTATACAGAAGGTTAACTGCCTCAATATCTGTTGAGGTGGCATTATTAAGGGAATCGGATTGCGTTGTTATCGAAAATATTTCAACAGAGTCATACAGGAGGTTGCTCCAGGAATAAATGCCGTTTATTAAGTTCTCGGCTAATCCTGTACCTCTGGAGAGGCTCCCCGTCCCGGTGGCCCGTTCAAGGGTTACGCTGCTCTGCTCATCCCGGTCAAGATTCCCATTAACATCGGTTGCTTTGATCTCTACACCAAAGTCCACATTTATGGCAATAATGAAAGGGACTTTCGTAAAATGAATCTCAGTAGCCACCACATCTACTTCATTCTGGCCAGCTCCGCTATTAATGCTTTGTGATGGTAGAAGTCCACTGCTGCCTGCGGATGGGAGCGAAAAACTTTTTTCGGATACTTCAAAATCAAAAATCTTCCCGTCTATTGAATCCGGCAGATCACCTTCAAATTCTGATTTCAGCCAGATACTGAGTTGATAGGTTTTGGCTGAATCGTCTGCAATATGGCCCAATTGACTCTGGGCCGTGTCAATTCCGCTGAACTGAATGTTGCCGGCATTAATGGCCGTAGCATCAAAATGATTTGTGCCATCTGAAAGCTTTGCACCTTTTATGGCCGCTGTCCAGTCAGAAATTTCATTGGCGGGACCTTGTTCAATTTGGATGGCTTCAAGTATCAGAGGCAGCGCATCTGTAGACGATGTATCTCCGTCATCGGTCACCTTGAAATCGAAGTTCAAGATGGATGGATTGTGTGTGCTTTCCAATGAAGAAAGCTTGTCAGCTAAAGTACCTGCTCCGGCTTCCAGCAAGCTTGTTCCAGTTATGATATTTCCATAAGCCGTAATCGAGATATTGTCAAGGCCAAATTCATCCCGGCTGCCACCTCCGCTGAAATTATCCGTTAACCATCTTATATAGAAATAGGCATTGTTCGCAACTGAAATATTGGTGATGGTAATGGACCTGCTTACGGGTTGCCATTCAGGTAGACTATCCGCTGATTCCGGTGAGTTATAATCCAAAGTGCTTTCCCTATGGTAATTGCCATTATCCTCTGAATGTGCAAGTTCCCAGTAGTTGGAACGACCTTGATCATTATAAACATATATATCATAGGCTATGTCAAAGCTGTCAATTCTGCTGCCCGTGGAATTGAGAATTCTCAGGGTTATATTTCCCCCGTTAAAATCCGTTCCTGTTGGCTGCACACCAAAAGCATAATCATCGGTTGATACTTCAAAGGCATAGAATCCACCCGTACCCACACCACCGGAACTGCTACCAATTGCAAAATCACCCGCGGTCTCCGTATCACCAAAGTCGGAATTGCCGTCTGACATACCTGTGGTTGCCCATGCACCCGCGTCCAGTTGCCCGGTGGAGGGAGCTGGCGCAAATCCGGCACCTGTGTATTGACCATTGTTCACTCCGCTCAGTGTGTTGTCAAAATCTATAATAAAGTTCTTTTCAAGGCTATCCACAGTCAGTTGTGCCTGTCCGTTTTTCGGAGCCATTATGAATACTGATAAGAGCAGAAAAGGCAGCGCTGCATGTGTTAGTGTAAAATGTTTCATCATTTCTTGTTTTAAGGTTAATATGGTGATATGACTATTCTAATACGATCAGGTGCGTTACTGCTTTTTGTGGCTTGCTGAACTATTTGAACCCGGAAAATAAATAGGGAAGTGCCGGGAGAAATTGCTCAATCCGCAGGTTTCAGAAAAAGCAGAACAATAATGGAGGAGGGGCGCTGCTAATAAATTTGGCTGGCAAAAGGAGAGAGGGAATGCGGGCTGAGAGCGGTTTCTGAAGTAAGGCCAATTCATGGTTTTTTTGATTCGGGATTAACAAAAAGCAGAATAAAAGTAAAATAAAATTTGAGCTAACAAATATTAAACTGACAGATTTATTAAAATTAAAGGCTATGTTATATTATCCTGATGATTAGCGAATTCCTGGTCATTACCGATGAATAGCGAACTTGCGCTTTTTTAGCAGCCCAAAACAAAATCGTATTACCAGAAAAGATTCTTCTTTATATTCGAAAAAAGTTCGGAGATGGTTCTTTTTCTAAACAATTATGCGGCTCCGGCCTTACAGTGCAGCCTACTGTACTGCGATAAAAGAGTTGATCTGTGAGAAAAACCATCAGCAGCTTCATTAGAATTGGGACAGGAATAGCAGGTGCGGTGCTGCTGAGCTTACTACTATTATATATGATACAGGAAAATCTCATTTTTTACCCTGACCGGATTCAGGACGATTACCGCTTTGAATTTCCGTGGAAGTTTGATGAGAAGAATTTTGAGACGGCTCCGGGTGTACGCATCAATGCACTGCATTTCAGGACGGAGGGAAAATCGAAGGGCGTAATCTTTTACCTGCACGGCAATGCCGGCAGCCTGAAGTCCTGGGGCTGGGTAGCCGAAGATTTTGTACCGCGCGGCTGGGATTTGCTGATCATAGATTACCGTACCTATGGCAAGAGCAAGGGCCGCCTCAGTGAAACCGCTTTATACCAGGATGCGCAGTTCATTTACCAGGAGCTGCTCAGGGAAGATCAGGAAGAGCACATCATCGTTTTCGGGAGATCTTTGGGGACGGGAATCGCCACCAAAATTGCAGCGGACAATAACCCGAAGCAGCTTATCCTGGAAACTCCCTTTTACAATTTTGCGGATCTCATCCAGTCCATTTATCCTGCGTTGCCGATGTGGATGCTGAGCTATCATTTTCCAAACGACCAGCACCTCAAATCCGTGAAATGTCCGGTAGTGATGCTGCACGGAACCCAGGATGAAATCGTGTATTATAAATCCTCGGAAAAATTGCTGAAGCACATTTCTTCAAAAGCTGAGCTTGTGCCGGTTACCGGAGGTTCCCATAATGATCTCAGGAATTTTCCGGAATACCAGGCTGCACTGGATCGTATTCTGAAATAAGACAGAAATTCCTTCCACCGGAAGTTCCCGGATCTACATTGCATTTCCGGAATAGCTGGAACCTGGAAACCTGCGCTGCAGACTACCGCTGCCGTTGGAGCACGGTTGCCACATATTTCCCGATCAAATCAAATTCGATATTCACCAAGTCCTTCGGTTTTAAAAGATGCAGGTTGGTATGTTCAAAAGTGTAGGGAATAATGGCAACTGAGAATTGCCCCGGAGAAACATTGAAGGCAGTAAGGCTGATGCCATTTACGGTAACAGAACCTTTTTCCACAATAAGATGGGTGGGTCCAGGCTCATGGGCAAAGGTGAATTCCCAGCTTCCTCCAGCTTCGGTAAGGGCGGTACAGCGGGCGGTCGTGTCCGCATGTCCCTGCACCAAATGGCCGTCTAAGCGGGTCTGTAAAGTCACAGAGCGTTCAAGGTTGATAAGGTGGCCAGGCTGAAGAAGATGCAGGTTGGTTTTCCGCAATGTTTCCGCCACTGCTGTAACCTGATAGACATCAGAATGCACAGCCTCTACCGTAAGGCAAACCCCGTTGTGTGCAATGCTTTGATCTACCTTCAGTTCAGGAACAAGCACACAATTGATAAGAAATCGGAGATTTTCGCCATGCGATTCCACTTGCTGCAATTTCCCCATCGTTTCAATTATACCGCTGAACATGTGGCGTTTTATTGATTAATGAACGGAAAAAGTACCGGGTGGCTCGGGCTGGCATCACTTTCCAGTGCCAGCACTTGTAAGTTAAGAAGGTACAAGCCATCAGTTGCAGAATCCGGAACGTAGATCATTTCTGTGATCGTTTTATGCAAATCCGGCTGTTGCGGATATCCAAAGAAAATATGATGGCCGCTTAGATTTGGATCATCTTCACGGTCAACAGACGGCAGGTCAAGGAGCAGATGCCGGATGGACTGCTTATTCAGCCAATGCACGAGATCCGGTTCCAGATGGGGGGGATTGCTGCCACTCCACACCCGCTGTTTCTTTTCCTCAGAATTCGGGAGGGTGCGCAGGACCAGCGCGGCCGGGGTCGCCACAGGATTCAGCCGGTTCCAGGTTTGCTGCACGGCTCCCAATGTCACCATCTTATCAGGTCCGGCTTCCGCAGGTTCTACAGAAAGAAGAAGGGCTACAAAATGAAACTGCCGCAGTGCATCCTTAATAAAATGACGTTCATTGCTGATGTGGCCGGCACATTCTGTATGCGTCCCGTTGCCGTGTGGACTCAGACAAATATTGTTCACATTGCAGCTTCCGCCACGATTCACGTCTCCCACAAAACTTCCGGCCACAGCAGCCTCAAATTTTGGCTTCGGCAGGTAAAAAGCATTTGGGTTATTCTCCTGCCGGAGGGGAATCGTAATATCAACGGGCGAGGAAAGATCAAATTCAAGATCCTGAATGCGGGCAGTATCCATAAGGCCGGGAATGAACAGGTTAAGAAGGGTTAGCTAAAGAAACCGAATGAAGGAAACTTGTTGATTTACTCCACTTCGTTCTCTTCGTCCTCAGGTTCCATTACTTCATCAAGTTCCTTTTCGTCTTCATCTTCCTCTGGAGAAAGATGACTTACGTCTTCCCTGCGTACCTGCTTCGCCACGTCTTCGCCCCGGTCGTTCTGGTCAATCCTGAAAGTCACTTCATCTCCCGGTTCAAGTTCATTGAACTCGCCTTCTTCCATATCAGAATAATGAAAGAAAAGATTGTTTGGCGGAAATGCAATGAAGCCAAATCCATTGTGCAGGCTGAATATCTGGCTTAGCTTTCTTTCTCCATCGCCTAATTCCTGGTAGGGCCGCGCAACCACGATCGGGCGCTGTTGCTCCTGCTGCACGAAGAGATTGTTGATCATCGGGTCGCTGCGTTTGAGCTTATTATTGATCAGCTCATGCATGGGCACCGCAAAGCTCACTTCCTCCAGCAGGTGCTGGCTTGTGCGCGTTACGATTTCCCGGCCTGAATCATCTGTGAATTCAAAGTCCCAGCACAAAACCATCACCGTTACACCCAGCGTATTGAGCTTCCTCGCCAGTGGGACGTAATCGCCATCGGAGCCTACCAGCACCACCACATCAAACTTTTTGTACATGGCAAGCTCGTACGCCTCCAGCGCCAGCCATACATCAAGGCCCTTTTCTTCCTTGCGGCCGCCTTTGTTTCGCAGCGGGAAATAATGGGTGATGACGCCTTCATTCATCAGCACATCGTCAAAAATGCGATCGTAGAAAAGCTTGTTGTTCTGGTAAGCATCCTGGGCATTAAGCCGCCCTCTGAAATAATGCGCATCCACAATCTGGCACAGACGCGAATCTGTTTTCAGCTCTTCGCTTACTCGGTTCCGGATAAAATAATGGAGCCCTCCCAGATCAATTCTTGCCTTGCGCGGATGGTTGTAGTAGTAATAATTGCTGACGTGCATGAAATAGTTGCCGTCATAGAATACCCCGATTTTTGTCAACCGGGAATTTGTGTTAGCCATGATAAATTATCTACGTTATGTACAAAAAAATAATAGCTTTTGATAATAATGGTTCTGTCTATAAGGTCCGTGCAAAAATGAGAAGAAATGCCTGTTTGTTCAAGTAGTCGCACTAATCATTTTCCTGCCCCGCTGCCCGTTCCTTAAAAAACTTCCTCTTGGGGTCCGGGAAAGGTCTTATTATCAATCGGTTACCCATTTCATATCGCATGTAATTATATGTCCAGTCAATGAAAACGGAGATCTTATTCCGAAAACCGATGAGATAATATATATGGACCACAAGCCAAAGGATCCAGGCAAAGAACCCATGCACCTTTAAATTGGGCAGATCAGCCACGGCCTTTTTCCGGCCAATAGTAGCCATATAACCCTTGTTGGTATATTCATAGGGTATCATTTCCCCGCCTGCGAGCAATCGCTTTAAGTTATGGGCCAGATGCGAACCCTGCTGGATGGCCACCGTAGCCACCATGGGCAGGCCATTCGGATAATCCTCTGTCCGGAAATTCGAGAGGTCTCCTATCACGAACAGATCTTCGAAGCCGGGCAACCGGTTAAATGAATCCACCTTGCAGCGCCCAAATTCAATCAGATCTTCCGGGATGCCTTTAAGCAAAGCTCCTTTTACTCCGGCAGCCCACACCACAGTATTGGTATGGATTTCCTCTCCGTTCTTAAAAACCACCACATTTCCATCATACGACTTAATGGTGCGGTTTACCCTTACATCCACGGTTAAATTCTCAAGATAAATGTGTGCATATTTCGATGCCTCCGGAGACATTGTTGGCAATACACGGTCTTTCATCTCCACCAGGTGGATGTATAACTTCTCAAAATTAAGCTCAGGATAATCTTTGGGAAGTACAAAATTTTTCAGCTCGCCCAGTGCTCCGCAAAGCTCAACTCCTGTGGGGCCAGCGCCCACCACTATAATATGAGAAAGCCGCTCAAATTCGTCAGGATCCGTTTCCATCAAGGCTTTCTCAAAGTTTTGAAGAATCAGACTGCGGAGGTTCAATGCCTGTGGCACGGACTTCAGCGGCATGGCATAACGGCTTACGTCATCCAGCCCAAAGAAATTGGTACGGGAACCGGTGGCGATCACAAGATAATCGTAGCTGAGTGCGCCAACATGGGTAACGACTGACTTTTCCTCTGGCCTTATTTCCTCCACCTCTGCTACACGAAAAAAGACATTCTTCTGTCCCGCCAGAACTTTGCGAAATGGGCTGGCAATAGAATCAGGATCTAGTCCTGCGGTAGATACCTGATAGAGAAGCGGTATAAAAGTGTGATAATTATTGCGGTCAATCAGCACAATCTGGAGATCGGCATCTTTAAGTTTCCGGATGAGGTTTAATCCTGCGAATCCACCCCCGATTACCACGAGCCTGGGTTTATCAGTTTCGGGCAGCCGAAATTTCAGCTCCAACTCCGGTTGATTATTGCTTAGCGTTTCCTGCTTTAAGATCATATCAGATATTGAAATCCCTCATTTTAATTGGCTCACTCTCTACAAGTGCAATCAGAAGCATTTGGTTGAAAAGACAATCCTGTTTAAGGATGCAAAGTTCGCAGTTAGTTGACGTGATTCGCGATAAAATAAACAGCAGATCAAAAGAACTTCTGCCTCGCTTCTGAAGGTTTCTGGCGATTTGTAATTGCGCTTTATTGAGCAGACAGGAACCAATAAATAAGGATATTAATTACCAATCGG comes from the Bacteroidia bacterium genome and includes:
- a CDS encoding riboflavin synthase; translation: MFSGIIETMGKLQQVESHGENLRFLINCVLVPELKVDQSIAHNGVCLTVEAVHSDVYQVTAVAETLRKTNLHLLQPGHLINLERSVTLQTRLDGHLVQGHADTTARCTALTEAGGSWEFTFAHEPGPTHLIVEKGSVTVNGISLTAFNVSPGQFSVAIIPYTFEHTNLHLLKPKDLVNIEFDLIGKYVATVLQRQR
- a CDS encoding cyclase family protein; translation: MDTARIQDLEFDLSSPVDITIPLRQENNPNAFYLPKPKFEAAVAGSFVGDVNRGGSCNVNNICLSPHGNGTHTECAGHISNERHFIKDALRQFHFVALLLSVEPAEAGPDKMVTLGAVQQTWNRLNPVATPAALVLRTLPNSEEKKQRVWSGSNPPHLEPDLVHWLNKQSIRHLLLDLPSVDREDDPNLSGHHIFFGYPQQPDLHKTITEMIYVPDSATDGLYLLNLQVLALESDASPSHPVLFPFINQ
- a CDS encoding NYN domain-containing protein gives rise to the protein MANTNSRLTKIGVFYDGNYFMHVSNYYYYNHPRKARIDLGGLHYFIRNRVSEELKTDSRLCQIVDAHYFRGRLNAQDAYQNNKLFYDRIFDDVLMNEGVITHYFPLRNKGGRKEEKGLDVWLALEAYELAMYKKFDVVVLVGSDGDYVPLARKLNTLGVTVMVLCWDFEFTDDSGREIVTRTSQHLLEEVSFAVPMHELINNKLKRSDPMINNLFVQQEQQRPIVVARPYQELGDGERKLSQIFSLHNGFGFIAFPPNNLFFHYSDMEEGEFNELEPGDEVTFRIDQNDRGEDVAKQVRREDVSHLSPEEDEDEKELDEVMEPEDEENEVE
- a CDS encoding NAD(P)/FAD-dependent oxidoreductase — its product is MILKQETLSNNQPELELKFRLPETDKPRLVVIGGGFAGLNLIRKLKDADLQIVLIDRNNYHTFIPLLYQVSTAGLDPDSIASPFRKVLAGQKNVFFRVAEVEEIRPEEKSVVTHVGALSYDYLVIATGSRTNFFGLDDVSRYAMPLKSVPQALNLRSLILQNFEKALMETDPDEFERLSHIIVVGAGPTGVELCGALGELKNFVLPKDYPELNFEKLYIHLVEMKDRVLPTMSPEASKYAHIYLENLTVDVRVNRTIKSYDGNVVVFKNGEEIHTNTVVWAAGVKGALLKGIPEDLIEFGRCKVDSFNRLPGFEDLFVIGDLSNFRTEDYPNGLPMVATVAIQQGSHLAHNLKRLLAGGEMIPYEYTNKGYMATIGRKKAVADLPNLKVHGFFAWILWLVVHIYYLIGFRNKISVFIDWTYNYMRYEMGNRLIIRPFPDPKRKFFKERAAGQEND